Proteins found in one Drosophila innubila isolate TH190305 chromosome X, UK_Dinn_1.0, whole genome shotgun sequence genomic segment:
- the LOC117793980 gene encoding putative uncharacterized protein DDB_G0271606 has translation MSNCTLSAALCLASAVGQSEAPTKSSGSGYPKKVTTLKKRPTKTPSTAATSAIGTQSSTTKPSKPRVKIATTGKTRTTKAPALDARFSNLPADDLEFIKELDKQFKLHGNKIKIKVERDNSTNSSGNGKNNKRTIDGELGYGYAHPGYDYTPPKFMFYPYSQHDIPATESPDAYAYSPADYEQPETTQPHPHQQVTSVTIEPSYSYELKPQTSYESQQPAAEQHVHPEQPQIDLPQPQPQQQPQHETSGAGGDESAGYQEPVIVLRIPGPAKYAAHLQTLLQQYLEIRAAQYLHLLQEAEQRKQQQPEEISPQQYATPEQHEEAHYHPDVSYAHQLAPTPPPVQYGPIDDVYQTYKGRQPQQQIQYEQPAPEAYYNPSGYHQQQTQFYYAQPQQQAQYESSYQPHLYLIAMAPQAQYAEPSAAAEHQLQHHQLQHHQQQEQQQQQPIYVAEQEAPTAAEAQSAGHELPITENNPRATHTKVIFNSQSSGGDYGANTYDLSSIQPYEEEHQQQHHQQHHHHHHHQQQQQQHQQQVENVHVDVEAPADDYQPSQASAEAMGITQPPYNYHAHGLKMPRQVRQGKRAAKADHPAEHQLQQIREYVREKLGAEMGSAVEYKTTQLLEG, from the exons ATGTCAAAT TGCACACTGAGTGCAGCGCTGTGTTTGGCCAGCGCTGTAGGACAGTCGGAGGCGCCCACAAAGTCATCAGGCAGCGGGTATCCGAAGAAGGTAACCACTCTGAAGAAGCGACCCACTAAGACGCCCAGCACTGCAGCCACCTCGGCAATTGGCACCCAATCATCCACAACAAAACCAAGCAAACCACGCGTCAAGATTGCAACCACCGGCAAGACAAGAACCACAAAGGCACCAGCTTTGGATGCCAGATTCAGCAACTTACCCGCCGATGATCTGGAGTTCATCAAAGAGCTGGACAAACAGTTTAAGCTTCATGGCAACAAGATTAAGATCAAAGTAGAGCGTGACAATTCaaccaacagcagcggcaacggcAAGAACAACAAGCGCACCATCGATGGCGAACTCGG CTATGGCTATGCACATCCGGGATACGATTACACGCCACCCAAATTCATGTTCTATCCGTACTCCCAGCACGATATACCCGCAACGGAATCGCCCGATGCGTATGCCTACTCACCAGCGGACTATGAGCAGCCAGAGACGACGCAGCCACATCCGCATCAGCAGGTGACCAGTGTGACCATTGAGCCATCCTATTCGTACGAGCTGAAGCCACAAACCAGCTATGAGTCACAACAGCCGGCGGCAGAGCAACATGTGCATCCGGAGCAGCCGCAAATTGAtttgccacagccacagccacagcaacaaccacaacatgAAACGAGCGGTGCTGGCGGAGATGAAAGCGCTGGCTACCAGGAGCCAGTCATAGTGTTGCGCATACCCGGACCTGCAAAGTATGCGGCGCATTTGCAGACACTGCTACAGCAATACCTCGAAATACGCGCCGCGCAGTATCTGCATCTGCTGCAGGAGGCCGAACAGCgtaagcaacagcaaccggAGGAGATTTCACCACAGCAATATGCCACACCCGAGCAGCATGAAGAGGCACATTATCATCCCGATGTTAGCTATGCCCATCAATTGGCACCAACACCGCCGCCCGTACAGTACGGACCCATTGATGATGTCTATCAGACGTACAAGGGTCGCCAGCCTCAGCAGCAGATTCAGTACGAGCAGCCTGCACCAGAGGCGTACTACAATCCCAGCGGCTACCACCAGCAGCAGACGCAGTTCTATTATGCCCAACCACAACAGCAGGCGCAGTATGAGAGCAGCTATCAGCCACATCTCTATCTGATTGCCATGGCGCCTCAGGCGCAATACGCAGAACCATCGGCCGCCGCAGAGCATCAGCTTCAGCATCATCAGCTTcagcatcatcaacagcaggagcagcagcaacagcagcccaTATATGTGGCGGAGCAGGAGGCGCCTACAGCAGCGGAAGCACAGTCGGCTGGACATGAGCTGCCCATAACCGAGAACAATCCacgtgccacacacacaaaggtCATCTTCAATTCACAGAGCAGTGGCGGCGACTATGGCGCCAATACGTATGACCTGTCCTCCATACAACCCTACGAGGAggagcatcagcaacagcaccaccagcaacatcatcaccaccaccaccaccagcaacagcaacagcagcatcaacagcaggtGGAAAATGTTCATGTGGATGTCGAAGCGCCAGCGGATGATTATCAGCCATCGCAAGCTTCCGCCGAGGCCATGGGCATTACACAGCCGCCCTATAATTACCACGCCCATGGACTGAAAATGCCACGTCAGGTGCGCCAGGGCAAAAGGGCGGCCAAGGCGGATCATCCGGCGGAGCATCAGCTGCAACAGATACGCGAGTATGTGCGAGAAAAGCTCGGCGCCGAAATGGGCTCGGCGGTGGAGTACAAGACGACGCAGCTGCTCGAGGGTTAA